GGTGACCGGTTAGCTGCAATATTCCAACCCAAGCAGAACACGACACTTGCTCTGAAACTGCCATGAAACCGCATTGCATATGAAAAAGCCCTGAAATCAAATTTCAGGGCTTTAATTCTTTTAGGAAAGTGAACCTGAATTAATCCAGATCCTCCATCGAAGCAGGTGCATTCCCAAAGGCACGGTGTGCAAGCGTTGCTTCCATGAACTTATCCAGATCTCCATCCAGAACGTCCTGAGGTGCAGTACTTTCAATGCCAGTCCGCAAGTCTTTCACCAACTGGTAAGGCTGCAGAACGTAGGAGCGGATCTGGTGTCCCCAACCGATATCGGATTTGGACGCAGCATCCTTGCTGGCCAGCTCTTCGCGGCGCTGCAATTCAGCTTCATACATGCGCGCCCGAAGCATATCCCAGGCAGTTGCACGGTTTTTATGCTGAGAACGTTCATTCTGACACTGAACCACAATACCTGTCGGCTTATGGGTGATACGAACAGCGGAGTCAGTGGTATTCACGTGCTGACCACCAGCGCCTGATGCGCGGTAAGTATCAATACGGCAATCACTCTCGTTAATCTCAATATTGATACTGTCATCAATAGCGGGATACACCCAAATAGATGCAAACGAGGTGTGTCGGCGGGCATTGGAATCATATGGCGAGATACGAACGAGACGGTGAACACCGGCTTCCGTTTTCATCCAACCATAAGCGTTTTCACCCTTGATCAGCAAAGTAGCAGACTTGATGCCAGCTTCTTCACCATCATTGTATTCCATCAGCTCAACTTTGTAGCCATGCTGTTCGCCCCAACGGCGATACATGCGCAGCAACATGCTGGCCCAGTCCTGACTTTCTGTACCACCTGCACCGGAGTTGATCTCGATATAAGTGTCGTTGCCATCGGCCTCGCCAGAAAGAAGCGATTGAAGCTGCAGTTTATTGACCTGCTTAAGCATGACTCTTAGAGCGTTCTCAGCTTCCTCAACGACAGAGCGATCATCCTCCATCTCGCCCATTTCAATCAATTCTTGATTGTCGACGGAATCCTGCTCAAGTTTTCGAACACCAGAAATACTGTCATCCAGTTGCTGACGTTCACGCATTAGCTTCTGCGCATTCGACGGATCATTCCAAAGGTTAGGGTCCTCGGAAAGAGCGTTGAGTTCATCTAAACGGACAAGTGCAGTGTCCCAGTCAAAGATGCCTCCTCAGCAGGCTTATAGCCTGCTTGATTTCGTCGACGATGGCCTCCATTTCGGCGCGCATCGGGTACCTCACTTTTTTGAAAATAAGTTTGCAGTCAATACTGCAGTGCTGGGATGCGAACATAATCGCACCTTTGAGTTTCCGCAATCTGTGAAGCTACAGAAACTGTGGGCTGGTTATGTGAGAAACATAACCAGCCCATTCAATTGTTTAATAAAGGCCACCCGTACCAGACATAACCGCTCGCCCGGCTTCCGGGGAGATGTCCTGACGAACACCAATCTCATCCTGGAAGCCAATGATCGAGTAACTGTCTGGCGGAGATGTCCCAGGTTTGAACGCCTCCAGGATTGTGCCTGGAGCTCCTGCACTGGCCCGCAACCCAGTACGGCGGTTGATAGAGAGCAGATTCAAACCATTGGGAACGCGAAACTCCAATGGAGGATCATCTTTCAAAGCATCCTTCATGAACGCTGTAAAGATCGGCGCAGCGACCTGACCGCCCGTTGCACCGCGACCCATTTTGCGTGGCGTATCATAACCCACGAACACACCAACCGTAAGTTCAGGAGTAAAGCCAACAAACCATGCATCACGCTCATCATTTGTTGTGCCGGTTTTACCTGCAACAGGACGTCCAACCGCTTTTACACTGGTTGCCGTACCACGTTGCACCACTCCCTCCATCATAGAGGTGATTTGGTAAGCAGTCATAGGGTCCAGAACCTGCTCACGTGTATCAATCAAAACCGGTTCTGGCTGAGAGCCCCACTGATTTTCACTACAGGTGTTACAAACAAGCTGGTCGTTCTGATAAATAGTTTCGCCATAGCGGTTTTGAATGCGGTCAATCAATGTTGGTGTCACTCGGCGCCCGCCATTAGCCATCATGGAATAAGCCGTTGTCATCCGCATAACAGTCGTTTCCCCGGCACCAAGAGCCATGGAAAGAACCGGCATCATATTATCATCGATACCAAAGCTACGCGCATATTCAGCAACAAGGTCCATACCCATATCATCCGCAAGGCGAACCGTCATCACGTTACGAGACAGCTCAATACCTGTGCGAAGGGTTGATGGGCCGTAGTATTTGCCGCCATAGTTTTGCGGTCTCCATACACCTTGCCCGCCAGCTTGCTCAAGCTCAAATGGCGCATCAAGAACAACCGAGGAAGGTGTATAACCGTTATCCAAAGCCGCCGCATATACAAATGGTTTAAACACAGATCCTGGCTGACGCCATGCTTGCGTTGCCCGGTTAAACTGGCTCTCGGCGTAACTGAACCCGCCGATCAACGCGAGAACGCGACCAGTATTGGGATCCATAGCAACAAGCGCACCAGACACTTCCGGTACCTGCCGAAGCTCATATTTACCGCTTTTCAGTCGCTGTACATAAACAACATCACCAGAATTCAATATTTCCTGAACATTACGCGGCGAACGTCCATTGACCCGCGCCCATTTCATGTCGCTCAGGCTTAGGTCAGCACGTACGCGTTCAGTTGAAAGTTTGCGGTTTGCAAGACGTTCTGGACGAAGGCCAACAACAGCTTTTTGATTGCTGACAGAAAGCACAACCGCGCTCTTCCACTCAGGCACATCATTCAGGGTTTTCACCTTGTAGAGGGCTGGCCCCCAGTCGCTAGATGTAATCTCAACCTTGCCAATCGGGCCCCGCCATTTGCCGCGTTTGCGATCAAAATTAATCAACCCGTCCATCAACGCCTTACGAGCTTTCTTTTGCATGGCAGGGTCAAGGGACGTTCGAACGGAAAACCCGTCTTCATAAAGCTTCTCTTCACCGTACTGAGCTGCAAGCTTGCGGCGTACCGCCTCAGAGAAATACTCGGCGCCTTTAACAAGGTTTCCAGTAGGGCGAAGCTTAACGTTAAGTGGTTTGGCTTTCGCTTCAATGCCTTCTTGAACGGATGCGTAACCATTCTCAACCATACGGTCGATAACCCAGTTACGGCGTTCAATCGCCCGATCCCGGTAACGATAAGGATGATAGTTAGACGGGCCTTTAGGTACGGCAGCAAGATAAGCGATTTCCTCAAGTGCCAACTCATGAACTGATTTATCAAAGAGGATCAAAGAGGCTGCGCCAACACCATAAGCACCAACACCCAGATAAATCTCGTTAAGATAAAGCTCAAGAATTTCATCCTTGGTAAATGCCTGTTCGATACGAAGAGAAAGGAGAGCCTCCTTGATCTTACGCTCGTATTTCTGCTCACCCGTCAAAAGGAAGTTTTTTGCCACCTGCTGTGTAATGGTAGACGCACCAACAAGTCGGCGTCCGGTTCCACTGTTGCGCAGGTTCGTAACAAGCGCACGCCCAATACCCCAGGGATCAATGCCCATGTGGTCGTAGAAGTTTTTATCTTCGGCCGAAATGAAGGCTTGCTTCAGGCGATCCGGAATTGCTTGAATAGGGATAAACAAACGACGCTCGCGCGCAAACTCATACATGAGATTTCCGTCAGCAGCGTGCACACGAGTCATGACAGGCGGCTCGTAATTTTTCAGCGCAGTATAATCTGGCAAATCCTTGGTTATATCATTGAGATAAATCCACAGACCTGCGGCTGCAATCAGCCCCAAACCAACTGAAATCCCAAAGAGATATCCAATGAACTTCAAAAATAATCTCATATTCGGGCTCGTCTACTTTCCCGCTAAGAATGATCAGGTTGCAATATCAGCAAACTAAAACTGATATCAAACGCAGTTCCTGCTGTATTTCCCTTTTTAGGTCAAGTGGTCTTGCCCTTAAGAAGTACAGCAACTCCCAATCTAAACTTCACCTGTTACTGTTTGGCACCCAATCGCTTTTCATTATGGCAAAGCTGAGGCAAGGATTAGTCCTTATCAAGCGCCAGCTGTGACACATACGTACTTTCCGCAAAGCATTCAAAAACGATTCCACCAAACGGTTATTGCCGTGCAATTTTCGCCCGAAAGAAACTGTTCGTCGATTGAACAATCGCATCCGACACACGCTCCCGCCATTCATCAGAGCCTAACATTTTCTCATCCAGATTATTGGAAAGAAATCCAAGCTCGATCAACACCGAAGGAACATCGTGACTTTTAAGCACTTGAAATCCCGCTGAGCGAAGGGGATTTTTGATGACTGTTGTGGCGCTTTTAAGTTCTTCAACAACCAGCCGCGCAAAATGTATCGAAAAGTTCTTTGTTTCGCGGCGGGTTAGTTCTACCAAAATATCCGTAACTTCCTCTGGTTCATCAGAAAAATCGACACCACCAATCACATCAGAGTAGTTCTCGCGCTTCGCCAGAGCAGCAGCCATACGATCCGAGGCACGCTCAGAAAGTGTGTAAATTGAGGCGCCTCGAGTGGTTTCAGCACCCGCTGTAATCGAATCGGCATGAATGGAAATGAACAGATCAGCTCCATTCTCCCGGGCGAGTGTGGTCCTATTTCCCAAAGAGATAAAACGATCTTCTTCTCGGGTAAGATAGACCTGATAGTAACCAAGTTTTTCCAGTTTCCGTTTTAAAAACTGCCCAAAATTGAGGACGATGGCCTTCTCCAAAGTGCCATTGCTGCCAACAGCACCAGAATCGACACCACCATGTCCTGGGTCAATCACAATCACAGGCAAGTTGCTCTTGGCCGCTTTAACTTCCGGCTTCACATCCGTCTTGGATGACACAGAAGCCGTAGCTCCAACAGGAACAGAATGCGTTACGGTTTTCCCAATAGCTGCATCGAATGCACCCTCTGACGATTCTATGAGGTCAATCACCAATCGGGTGGGCTGGTCTTGAACGCCCGGCAACAGGAAAGTCTTGTCCAGCGCCACTGCGGAGTTGAGATCCAGAACCACCCGGGATCGCCCTTTGGAGATCGCTCCATAACGCCAAGACCGAACCAGACCTCGCCCCTTCGGCAAAAATCCATCAGGGAACTCAAAAGCAACGGATGGTAAGTCGATGACCAGCCTGTAGGGATGAGAAAGAAACGACAGGTTGTAACCCACCTCACCGTTCATATCCAAAATGAAGCGCGTCCTCGCCAGATCTCCGGCCACCCGTGCGTCAGACACCACAGAAACGGCCTGTTGCGCACGAGCAGCATTCGATGCAAGCGCAAACATGGAGAATGAAAACGCAATCCAGCAAACGCTGAGAACCCAGAACCGGAAAACAAGACTGACACGACCCAATTCTTCACTCCTCAGCACAAATTTTGTCAATTTAGTTTAAATCAAGTTGAACGATTAAATGACGATTAAACGAAAGTCACCCCGCCAAACCTATCATTAAGCACTGATTAACAACTGCAGCTTTGGTATGAACACTTCGTCAGATGGATTTTCCCAGCCTTGCCAAGTGTCTCGTTGGATCGTAAAAGGTTTATATGGACTTCGATTTGGAATTGTACTTCTAAGTGGCGAGCCATATTTTTTGAGGCTGTTTTCCTGAGATTTTCACAGTTTTTGAACTGCTCGGAACGCTTCAAATACGAATATGTGCTTTCTCTACCGTTTCCGGTTTGTTGATGTGGATGCGGTATAAACCAATTAGAATTGCATTCTGTTCGAGAACCAAGACAGAGTTTTGCCGTAACATTTGTGTTTACGGCGGGTTGTGAACAGATTTTCTGTTGCTTTGGATAAACATTTTATCCCCGAAATACCGGAGAGATAAAACAGTCTGGCGCAGGTACTGAAGTTTACAAAGGAAGCCTTGTGAGCAAGAGTTTCCAGTTTGAAAGCATACCGCCTCACGGCGGCCAAGAGAGATCATTAAAGGCGAACGGTTTGTCAAAGCTACGCGCAAATACAAATGAACACTTAGTAAGAAGCGGTGCGCCGACGTGTCTGTCGGCCCCTTCTTATCGTGTTCATGCGCGTCACCGCCTCGTTTTTTCTACCAACAACATACACAACAAGTCGACCAACCTGACGATGTTTACATCTCAGCGCCACTCGCGCCGTCTTCAGGGTTTGGTCCTAAGGAAATCACTAGATGGCAAACAAGATGCTGATAGATGCGACCCACCCGGAGGAAACCCGGGTTACGGTCGTGCGTGGGAATCGGGTTGAGGAATTTGATTTTGAGGCAGCTAACAGAAAACAGCTGCGCGGAAACATTTACTTGGCGAAAGTCACAAGAGTAGAACCATCCCTTCAGGCGGCATTCGTCGAATACGGCGGCAACCGACACGGGTTCCTCGCATTCAGCGAAATCCACCCAGACTATTATCAGCTTCCGAAAGAAGATCGCGAAGCACTTGAAGCTCAGCTTGCTGCTGAAGCCGCTTCAAACCAACGTGAGCGTGACCGCAGAGAACGAGAAGAAGCAAAACGCGAAGCTGCGATTCAAAAAGCTGCTGCAGCAAAAGCTGCGGAAGCTTCTGAGGACGTTGTTGCTGAGCTCATTGAGGCAGAAACAAGCGCACTTGAGGCTGAGCACGAAGCTGAAGCACTTGCCAATATGGACGCTCCGTTCCAGGACGACAGCGTCGAAGATATTCAGGAAGACGCTTCAGATGAAGCTACTCCTGCAAAAACTACGGCTGTTAAAACTGTGGCTCCTGCTGTGAAAGCAGAAGCAGTTGCAAACACAGAAGAACCTGACCAGTTTGAAAGCGTGGGAAATGAAGACGCACAGGAAGAACTTCCTGAGCGCCCTCGTCGTCTGCGTGACAACTACAAAATTCAGGAAGTCATTAAACGCCGTCAGCTTCTGCTGGTTCAGGTTGTAAAAGAAGAGCGCGGAAACAAAGGCGCTGCTCTGACCACCTACCTGTCTCTCGCGGGCCGTTATTCTGTTTTGATGCCAAACACAGATCGTGGCGGCGGGATCTCCCGTAAAATCACAAAACCGACTGACCGTAAGCGTCTGAAGCAAGTTGCTGGTGACCTGGATGTGCCGAACGGCATGGGCGTTATCCTGCGCACCGCAGGCGCAAGCAGAACCAAAGCCGAGATCAAGCGTGATTTCGAATACCTTCTGCGCCTTTGGGAAAACGTCAGAGAGCTTACCCTTGATTCTGCAGCCCCTACCCTCGTTTACGAGGAAGGCAGCCTGATCAAACGCTCTATCCGCGATCTGTACAACAAAGACATCGACCAGGTGATGGTTGCTGGCGAAGAAGGCTACCGTGAAGCAAAAGACTTCATGCGTATGCTGATGCCTAGCCATTCCAAGAATGTACAGCCGTACCGCGAAGCCACACCGATCTTTACTCGTTTTGGCGTCGAAGCCCAATTGGATGCAATGTTCTCACCGCAAGTAACTCTAAAATCTGGCGGGTACATTGTCATCAACCAGACCGAAGCTCTGGTCGCGATTGATGTTAACTCCGGTAAAGCAACCCGCGAACAGAACATTGAAGACACCGCTCAGGCCACAAACCTTGAAGCTGCGGAAGAGATCGCTCGCCAACTCCGTCTTCGTGATCTGGCTGGTCTTGTCGTTATCGATTTCATCGATATGGAAGAGAACCGCAACAACCGCGCAGTTGAACGCCGTCTGAAGGAATGCCTCAAGTCTGATCGCGCACGCATTCAGGTTGGTCGCATCTCCCATTTCGGTCTTCTGGAAATGTCTCGTCAGCGTATTCGTACCGGCGTTCTGGAAAGCTCATCCGTTGTATGTCCACACTGTCACGGTTCAGGGATCGTTCGTTCTGTTGAATCAGTTGCGCTACACATCCTCCGCTCATTGGAAGATCAGCTGCTGCGCGGCTCCTCACACAATTTGAGCTTGAACACGCCGAATGAAGTGGCGATGTACATTTTGAACCAGAAACGTCATCATCTGATGGATCTGGAACGGCGCTTTGGTCTAGAGATCACCATCCTTGGTGATGACACCGTGACCGACCTGCACTTTACGCTTGAGCGTGGCGAGCTTGCGACACCAAGCGAACGCACCCAGCCACTATCTGCAACAGTCCAGCCTGATACGATCTACCCTGCTGAAGAGGAAGAAGAAGACGAGATCGAAGAAGTAGAAGACGAGATCGTTGAAAACCAAGCCGAAATTGTAGAGATTGTAGAAGACAAAAAATCAGAAGACGAAGATGATGAGGACGGGAATGACCGTCGCCGTCGCCGTCGTCGTCGTCGTCGCCGGACCAGCAACGACCGCAATGAGACTGAACAGAAAGACGAGCCAGAAGCGACTGAAGAACAGCCAGCTACAGAAGAAGCTGCCTCTGAAGAAACCGTTGCTGAAGGTCCAACTGCAGAAGAGCTGGAAGACGAAGAAGATCGTCGTCGCAAGCGCCGTCGTGGCCGTCGCGGTGGTCGTCGCTCGCGTCGCAGAAATCCTGATGAAGAGAATGCAGAGGGTTCAGACGAATCTGAAGACAATGCAGACGATCAGGAAGCTGAAACGCCAAAAGCTGCTGCTGCGGAGGAAACTCCTGCTGAAGTGACGAAGGCAGAAGCACCTGCTCCAGTTACTCCAAGTGAAACACCTGTAGCAGTTGTTGAGCCTGCACCAGAAAAAACTGCGGCTCCCGCTCCTGAGGTTCAAGTTGAAAAAGCACCTGTAAAAGCTACTCAGCCTGAGAAAAAACAGGAAGAAGCTCCAGCAAAACCTGCTGTAGAAAGCAAGCCGGTTGCTCCGATCGAAGCACCGAAGCCAACCGCTGAACCTGTGAAAGTATCGGCTCCAGAGCCTGTTGCCGAACCTGTAAAAGCTGCCGCTCCAGAACCAAAGAAAGAAGCGCCTGCAACTGTTCAGGATGATGCTGAAGTCATTACTCAAAAAGCTCCAGCCAACCCAGAGACATCAACCAAGCCAGTTGTTACATCACACAAAGTGGTGAAGGGTGAAACTGTTGCGGTCAAAGGTGAAGAAGAATCTCCGCGCCGCACCGGTTGGTGGCAGCGTCGTTCTTTCTTCTAAGACAAGCTGTTTAGAACAATAAAAAGGCCCGCTCATATGAGCGGGCCTTTTTCGTTTCATGACGAACTACTTCAACCAGTGTTTCAAGCGATCAACAGCAAGTTTGACAACATCTTCCTGCCCTGCAAAAGAAAATCGAATAAATTGATGCCCGCGCGTCAGATCAAAATCCGCACCCGGTGTCGCGGCAATGTGTATTTCGGCAAGCATCCGTTGACAAAACTCCATCGAGTCATTGGTCAACTTGGTGACACCAGCGTACACATAAAACGCCCCATCAACCGGCAGCACATCAAAACCAAGTTGCGGAAGGTGCTCCAACAAGATCTCGCGATTGGCCGCATATCCCGCCTTTATCCGCTCGTAATCCTCTGAGGCATCAAAAGCCGCTGCCGCAGTCACTTGCGCCAGCTCAGGCGGCGAGATGTAAAGACTTTGCGCAATCCGCTCAACGGGCCGAACCAGCACCTCGGGTAAAACCATCCAGCCAATACGCCAGCCCGTCATGCAGTAGTACTTGGAGAAGCTATTGACGATAATTGCCTTGTCTGTAAATCGGAGCGCAGTCTCCTCCTCCATATCATAGGCAAGCCCATGATAAATCTCGTCTGAGATAAACCAGAGATCCAGTACGTCACACGCTACAACCAGCTCCTTCAATGCCTGCGGCGACATCATTGTCCCTGTAGGGTTGGCAGGGCTGGCCACCAACACACCCTTCAACGGCTTCTCCCGATGCGCTTTTTCCAGTAACTCCGGCGTCAATGACCAGCGCGTCTCAGGTCCAACCTCAATCTCCACACACTCCAGTCCCAACACCTCAATAATATTGCGATAAGCTGGATATCCGGGAGATGTAATTGCAATCCGATCACCAGGATCGAATCCCGCTAGAAAAGCCAGATTAAATCCAGCTGACGAGCCTGTAGTTGCAAAGATTCGCTCAACAGGAACCTCTAGTCCGAAATTTCGCTGATAGTACCGCGAAATACTCTGCTTTAGCTTAGGAATGCCTTGAGCTTCTGTGTAACCCAATCGCCCTGAAGATAAGTGTTCGTGAGCGACGCGCAATACAGAGTCAGGGATTGGAGCCCCAGGTTGTCCAACTTCCATATGTAAGACGTGCTCACCCGACTGCTCCAATTTATTTGCAGCATTCAACACTTCCATAGCTTGAAAAGGCAGGACCTCACTACGTTTTGATCCAGTTAATATTGACAATCATACCCCCTATTATTTCTTCTTCTGTGCGTCTGTGCTTTACTTTTTTGGGCAATCCTAGCAAATTTGCCTAATAACTGCCTAGGTTGGGTGGTTAAGGCTTATTTGAAAGTCTATGTAGTACTTTAAGTGCGAACCGCTCTGCGCCTGCCAAGCCAATCAAGGGGACTTGACGTGCAAATTAGAAACTGTGCTATGAACCGTGTGTTTCTTCCAATCAAAACACAAGCGAAAACAATCGCGCGCCACTTTCTTGTAACTGCGACCGCACTTTCACTTATTGTACCTAGCGCGGCTATCACGCCAGCTCAAGCTCAACAAAAGAAAGGCCTCCCGCTCGTTCGCGATGCAGAGGCCGAAGATTTGATGCGTGAGTACGCTAAACCAATTTTTCGGGCCGCCGGTCTTCCAGCCGGCCAAGTCGAAATTATCCTCGTCAATGACAAGAGCTTCAATGCGTTTGTTCCAGACAGCCGGAGGATGTTCATCAACCTCGGTGTGATCATGCAAGCGAAAACACCGAGCGAAGTCATCGGCGTTATCGCGCACGAAACCGGTCACATTGCCGGTAATCACCTTGTGCGTATGCGCCAGGCTGCAGCCAACGCACAGATCATGTCGGTCATTGGTATGATTATCGGCGCAGGCGCAATGGCAGCTGGCGCTTCAACGGGCAACAGCTCAATCGCACGTGGCGGCGCAGCTGCTGCCATGGGTGGCGGGGCCCTGGGCCAACGCAGCTTCCTGTCCTATAGGCGCTCAGAAGAATCAGCGGCTGACCAAGCTGCCCTGCGCTATCTTAACCGCGTTGGTGTGACTGCCAAAGGTATGCTGACAACCTTTGAGCGCATGGCCGATCAAGCCCTCTTCTCCGCTCGTTATGTCGACCCCTACGCCCTAAGCCACCCAATGCCTCGCGCGCGTTTTAACGCTTTGCAGACCAAGGCTCAAAAGGGTAAGTACTTCGACAAGGCCGATTCAAAACAGCTGCAACTGAAGCATGACATGGTCAAAGCAAAGCTTTTAGCCTTCACCAGTCATAAGAACACAGTTTATCGCGCCTACCCGGAAAAAGACAAAAGCCTGCCAGCGCAGTATGCCCGCGCAATTGCAAGCATGCGCTCCGAAAGACCGGCAAAGGCTGTCAAAAAAATTGACGCATTGATCGCCAAGATTCCAAATTATCCGTATTTTTATGAAATCAAGGGCCAGGCATTGCTTGAAGGTGGCAAACCAAAATCGTCTATTGCTCCCTTCCGGAAAGCTCTTTCCCTCTACCCCGGCAACCCGCAGTTTGAAATATGGCTTGGGTTCGCCATGGTTGCATCAAACGACAAAAAACATCTAAAGGAAGCCAAAAAGATCCTTAGCAGCGCCCTGCGAAAAGACAAATATTCCATGACTGGATATTCGCAACTCGCCATTGCAAATGCGCGCTTGGGAGATATTGCAGGAGCAGATTTGGCGACCGCTCAAAGTCATATGGCACGTGGAGATACCCGCAATGCACAACGCTATGCGAAGCGTGCTCAAAAAAAGTTGAAGGTTGGCTCGCCTGCTTGGCAACAAGCTGATGATATACTGTCAGTCAAAGTGTTCCAGGGAGCACGTCGTTAAAGCGAAAAGATCGAGCCAAAATACCAATAAAGCCCAAACAGGGCCACAGGAGACGTCATGATTAAGTTTATTCGCCGTGCTGCTATTACATGCGCAGCGACACTGGCCCTGCTGCCAGCAACATTTTCGGCGCAGGCAGAAACGGTGAACCGTGCTGAAGTCGAAACAATCATCAAGGAATATTTGGTTGCGAACCCGGAAATCGTTTTGGAAGCTCTTCAGGAGTTGGATAAACGCCGTGTTGCAGATGAGGAAACCGCACGTAAGTCCTCAATTTCAGGTCTCTCTGATGAAATCTACAACAGCGAAAACCAAGTCGTTCTGGGCAACCCGGATGGCGACGTCACTCTGGTTGAACTGTTTGACTATAACTGTGGGTACTGCAAACGCGCTCTTTCCGACCTTATCCGTTTGATTGACGAAGACAAAAACCTCCGTGTGGTTCTGAAAGAATTCCCTGTTCTTGGCAAACCATCTCAGGAAGCTGCACGCGTCGCCATCGCTGTTGCAGAAGTTGCTCCTGAGAAATACGAGGACTTCCACCTTGCTATGCTCGGCCAACCAGGTCGCGCTAATCTGGCCAGTAGCCTGAAAGTAGCAAAAGATCTTGGCATCTCTGATGCTGATCTGGAAAAATCCATGAAGTCAGATCGCGCGGCAGTTACTTTCCAGGAAGTTTTCTCTATTGCTGAACAGCTTGGCATCACTGGCACACCTTCATACATCCTGGGCGATGAAGTGATTGTAGGTGCAGTTGGATACGACACATTAAAGGAAAAAATTGCAGCTGAGCGCGAATAACATAGCTGCAATACAGCAATTCAACGCATTTTGGGTTGCTTTACCCTTAAGAACTTAAATCAGAGCGGACAAAGGCCTTTTCCTTAGTCCGCTCTGATCATATAAGAAGACCAGTTGATGTTTATCTGGCTGATTTTACTTTACCATTACGTCAAGTGAACAGCGCCCATTGCACTGAGAATTTGAGTTCGAATTGGGTACGTATACGCAATTTCATTTGCGTACTTTTGAGTAAATCAGAGGGAACGTTGCCCTTTTGCGCGGATAAACACGATATTGCCTTATGCGCAGCTTAGGCACAGCGGATGCATACTTTTTGAAAGTCCGCATCTCGCAAATAGAGAATTAATGGCTATCTGAGCAGGACATAGTTGACTGCTTACATAGTTCATTCAGTCAGAAGATCCTGAGTTTGCTCTGAGCAAAAGGATTTTCGCAGATAATTGACGGCCAACCTTGCTGCAAAATCGCGTTGGGGGCCAAACCGAAAGCACCTGATTGAAATCAGGGCATTTCGAACTGGACGATGAAAACGATGACGAAAGAAACTAAGTTTGATCAGGAACTGATCCGTCAGCTCGCAACTTTGCTGGACGAAACAAACCTGACCGAAATCGAAGTGGAACACAAAGACCTCCGCGTTCGTGTCGCTCGTCAGATGACATTCAGCGCAGCAGCACCGGCTCCAGTTGCCGCTCCTGTACCGGCTGCTCCTGTAGAAATTGCGGTCTCTGCTGACCCTGCGTCTCATCCAGGTGCTGTGACCTCCCCGATGGTTGGTACCGCTTACCTTGCTGCTGAACCTGGCGCTGCAAACTTTATTGAAATTGGCAAGTCCATCAAAAAGGGTGACACGATCCTGATTGTGGAAGCTATGAAAACAATGAACCAGATCCCTGCACCAAAATCTGGTACAGTTTCTGCCATTCTGGTTGACGATGGTCAGCCGGTTGAATTTGGTGAACCACTCATCATCATCGAATGACAGGCGAAATCCCTATGTTCTCAAAGATCCTCATCGCAAACCGCGGCGAGATCGCACTCCGCATCCTTCGGGCCTGTAAAGAGCTTGGCATTCGCACTGTAGCGGTCCACTCTACTGCCGACGAAGATGCAATGCATGTGCGTCTTGCTGACGAAAGTGTTTGTATCGGTCCCCCTGTTGCGCGTGA
The window above is part of the Pseudovibrio sp. Tun.PSC04-5.I4 genome. Proteins encoded here:
- the accB gene encoding acetyl-CoA carboxylase biotin carboxyl carrier protein codes for the protein MKTMTKETKFDQELIRQLATLLDETNLTEIEVEHKDLRVRVARQMTFSAAAPAPVAAPVPAAPVEIAVSADPASHPGAVTSPMVGTAYLAAEPGAANFIEIGKSIKKGDTILIVEAMKTMNQIPAPKSGTVSAILVDDGQPVEFGEPLIIIE
- a CDS encoding DsbA family protein, with product MIKFIRRAAITCAATLALLPATFSAQAETVNRAEVETIIKEYLVANPEIVLEALQELDKRRVADEETARKSSISGLSDEIYNSENQVVLGNPDGDVTLVELFDYNCGYCKRALSDLIRLIDEDKNLRVVLKEFPVLGKPSQEAARVAIAVAEVAPEKYEDFHLAMLGQPGRANLASSLKVAKDLGISDADLEKSMKSDRAAVTFQEVFSIAEQLGITGTPSYILGDEVIVGAVGYDTLKEKIAAERE